In the Terriglobales bacterium genome, one interval contains:
- a CDS encoding molybdopterin-dependent oxidoreductase: MTNGWIDIKNTDMMLIMGGNPAENHPCGFKWPIEAKRQRNAKMIVVDPRFTRTAATADMFVQIRAGSDIAFLGGVINYALSNGRINREYVANFTNAPFVVKEDFKLPEEDGVFSGFDAATQVYDKSTWNYQGTGGAPAGLPEKVTSDPTLENPRCVYQLLKKHYSRYTPEVVEKITGIPKEKFLAAADLFTSVRKDGDVKKVATVIYAVGWTQHTFGSQIIRTAAMLQLLMGNVGRAGGGVNALRGHSNIQGATDIAGVFDSLPGYLKVPTPADTDFAAWMKRITPTASKPGDWESWNYYSNTSKFAVSFLKAMYGDAAKKENGWAFDYLPKVDRNYSWTYLWDGMYQGHVKGLLAFGMNSVAIGPNSGKNIDALKKADFLVVCDIYPDETSEFWKSPGIKPEEMKNIKTEVYRLPGAGFAEKDGTFVNSARWLQWKWAAVPPPGNAKLDHEILAQIFLKVRALYQKEGGKF; encoded by the coding sequence ATGACCAACGGCTGGATCGACATCAAGAACACAGACATGATGTTGATCATGGGAGGGAATCCGGCCGAAAACCACCCATGCGGATTTAAGTGGCCGATTGAGGCGAAGCGGCAGCGCAACGCGAAGATGATCGTGGTGGATCCGCGCTTCACGCGGACCGCGGCGACGGCGGACATGTTCGTGCAGATCCGCGCCGGAAGCGACATTGCGTTTCTGGGCGGAGTGATCAACTATGCGCTGTCGAACGGGCGAATCAATCGCGAATACGTCGCGAATTTCACCAATGCTCCGTTCGTCGTGAAGGAAGATTTCAAGCTGCCTGAAGAAGATGGCGTTTTCTCGGGCTTCGATGCGGCGACGCAGGTCTACGATAAGTCGACATGGAATTATCAGGGGACGGGCGGCGCGCCGGCGGGGCTGCCGGAGAAAGTGACGTCGGATCCGACGCTCGAAAATCCGCGCTGCGTGTATCAACTGCTGAAGAAGCATTATTCGCGCTACACGCCGGAGGTGGTGGAGAAGATCACCGGTATTCCGAAAGAGAAATTTCTGGCGGCGGCGGATCTGTTCACGTCGGTTCGCAAGGACGGCGACGTGAAGAAAGTGGCGACGGTGATTTACGCCGTCGGCTGGACGCAGCATACGTTCGGGTCGCAGATCATCCGCACGGCGGCGATGCTGCAGTTGCTGATGGGCAATGTCGGCCGCGCGGGCGGGGGAGTCAACGCGCTGCGCGGACACTCGAACATCCAGGGAGCGACCGATATCGCGGGGGTTTTCGACAGTTTACCCGGATATCTGAAAGTCCCGACGCCGGCGGATACGGATTTCGCGGCGTGGATGAAGCGGATCACGCCGACGGCGTCGAAACCGGGCGACTGGGAGTCGTGGAATTACTACTCGAACACTTCGAAGTTCGCGGTGTCGTTCCTGAAGGCGATGTATGGCGACGCGGCGAAGAAAGAGAACGGCTGGGCGTTCGACTATCTGCCGAAGGTCGACCGGAATTATTCGTGGACGTATCTCTGGGACGGGATGTATCAGGGGCACGTCAAGGGACTGCTGGCGTTCGGAATGAACAGCGTCGCGATCGGGCCGAATTCGGGAAAAAATATCGACGCGCTGAAGAAAGCCGACTTCCTGGTGGTCTGCGACATTTATCCCGACGAGACCAGCGAGTTCTGGAAATCTCCCGGGATCAAGCCGGAGGAGATGAAGAACATCAAGACCGAGGTCTACCGGCTGCCGGGTGCGGGCTTCGCGGAGAAGGATGGGACGTTCGTCAACTCGG